A single genomic interval of Drosophila virilis strain 15010-1051.87 chromosome 2, Dvir_AGI_RSII-ME, whole genome shotgun sequence harbors:
- the bon gene encoding transcription intermediary factor 1-alpha isoform X4 — translation MDLELENLKNDFLPLIAGIKQEQLDSVVTDVLPPNHLPSTAATTSTSSSSSSSVGNPCDSAEKRSESNSSASAKFTLFKCVYCAQVLGINDRPKLLECLHVACGQCVNTKFSELDRSLPPLIHCPVCDNASQNEYIIENQFLIEQCAAGDSGDGNGSNDGLKSSLTANIQCSSCSDGAVATSWCVDCSEYICDSCVQAHQRLKITKDHTIKPKDEANNEQLAGTVGVDKLHMCQLHTQEKLSLFCETCDKLTCRDCQLSDHRDHKYKFAHEIATESRQALSTLVSEINYKRFLLSSATKVIDDRQQLIHDKKKDLIKEITAMVVKITNTVNMRGKQLVMRLNEVCDSKLKVLVEKKETLQLLSDNTDHCIEFMQNALEKGSDFAILSSKKSLVRHLQKLKCQRADIPNPEIPVRIQVQLNQVAELQKVISQLGIVIVDGKPYPPAPAPTQNGPQPPPPRQPPSPNMAPPLRPGLPPGMTAGLSPNGPPGGFGPQNGPPMYSNAAAQQQFNNLSMSRSFPGDGPGKVRFGGMPPVGMQRQGQPHVSSSTHPQNMDISLRGLLNNQAAQSPNAHLAFNGPPSYPGGPQGAPSPAHQQSLPPMRAHFMPGQQNFGQGGGPGGGPRDNNSFMNSNARFQSQYQRLASHAQQQAAAAAMASAGAGGGQIPSPGALQRPPMMPNPMQNALGFHGSPAGFNAGPPQTSPQLNNAMHSLAKWHIPQSAQQSSICQQQGPLLPFANGRQTSENFKISLKSPNTLKNSTPPSLSLGGPALPGLNNGSSAANTIAQLNAAALGLGPAVSILSNVTSTNPKTPSPSTHENTKDFTEPIDKVRDDSINDLIATIAKLDSNGVQVLPEGRTKTTSPQVHSSTDLSNTQEDDPNEDWCAVCLDGGELMCCDKCPKVFHQNCHIPAISSLPDESESWQCLLCVNLKELTKVEGNEKPHPGELSSLELRILQRICLELYCQYEQSLNFREPESPANSQYYDIICNPMSLDVIRTRLDPSSPNHYKDIAGFVADVRLIFKNTYLFYQEDSKTYSNAKYLENFFEEQLAKWLPNFGSKSGASTSSNSPNLLAAAAGSPAPIENGRKSCSSASLADSEDACLPAKRSRRSAHE, via the exons atggattTGGAATTGGAGAATCTAAAAAATGACTTTCTGCCGTTAATCGCCGGCATTAAGCAGGAGCAATTGGACTCGGTGGTAACGGATGTGCTGCCACCAAATCATTTGCCTAGCACTGCGGCAACAACATCCACAtcctcgtcatcgtcatcgtctgTTGGCAATCCTTGCGATAGTGCCGAAAAGCgg TCAGAATCAAATTCATCGGCATCCGCCAAATTTACGCTCTTCAAATGCGTTTACTGTGCCCAGGTGCTGGGCATCAACGATCGTCCTAAGCTGCTGGAGTGTctgcatgtggcatgcggGCAATGTGTGAATACAAAGTTTTCTGAGCTGGATCGTTCACTGCCGCCACTAATACACTGTCCGGTGTGCGATAATGCCTCACAAAATGAGTACATCATTGAGAATCAGTTCCTGATTGAGCAATGTGCGGCCGGAGACAGCGGCGATGGTAACGGCTCCAACGATGGTTTAAAGAGTTCGCTTACGGCCAACATacagtgcagcagctgctcggaTGGAGCTGTGGCCACATCGTGGTGTGTGGATTGCTCGGAGTATATATGCGATAGCTGTGTACAGGCGCATCAGCGTCTCAAGATCACAAAGGATCACACGATCAAGCCAAAAGATGAGGCTAACAATGAACAGCTGGCGGGCACTGTCGGCGTCGACAAGCTGCACATGTGCCAACTGCACACACAGGAGAAGCTTTCGTTGTTCTGCGAGACCTGCGACAAGCTAACCTGTCGTGATTGCCAGCTAAGCGATCATAGGGATCACAAGTACAAGTTTGCCCATGAGATTGCCACAGAGTCGCGACAGGCTTTGTCTACGCTTGTGTCTGAGATCAACTACAAGCGCTTTCTGCTTTCCTCAGCCACAAAGGTGATCGATGATCGCCAACAGCTGATACATGACAAGAAGAAGGATCTGATCAAAGAGATAACCGCAATGGTGGTTAAGATCACCAACACAGTCAACATGCGTGGCAAGCAGCTGGTCATGCGTCTAAACGAAGTATGCGACAGCAAACTGAAGGTGCTTGTCGAGAAGAAGGAGACACTGCAGCTGCTATCCGATAACACCGATCATTGCATTGAATTTATGCAGAATGCCCTCGAAAAGGGCAGCGATTTTGCAATATTGTCAAGCAAAAAGTCACTCGTACGTCATCTGCAGAAGCTCAAATGTCAGCGCGCTGATATACCCAATCCAGAGATTCCAGTTCGGATTCAGGTGCAGCTAAACCAGGTTGCCGAACTGCAGAAAGTCATCTCACAGCTGGGCATTGTTATAGTAGATGGCAAACCATATCCGCCGGCACCGGCGCCCACACAAAATGGACCGCAACCACCGCCGCCACGCCAGCCACCTAGCCCAAATATGGCGCCACCATTGCGTCCCGGATTACCGCCGGGCATGACCGCCGGCCTGTCGCCCAATGGGCCACCAGGTGGTTTTGGACCACAGAACGGACCGCCCATGTACAGTAATGCGGCCGCACAACAGCAGTTCAACAATTTGTCCATGAGCCGTTCCTTTCCAGGTGATGGGCCAGGTAAGG TTCGTTTTGGCGGCATGCCACCCGTGGGCATGCAGCGGCAGGGTCAACCGCATGTCAGCTCCTCCACACATCCGCAGAATATGG ACATAAGCCTGCGTGGTCTGTTGAATAATCAGGCGGCGCAGAGTCCTAACGCTCATCTGGCTTTTAATGGGCCACCCAGCTATCCAGGCGGGCCGCAGGGCGCACCCTCGCCGGCACACCAGCAATCATTACCCCCGATGCGGGCGCATTTTATGCCCGGCCAGCAGAATTTCGGACAGGGTGGCGGCCCGGGCGGTGGGCCCagagacaacaacagcttCATGAACAGCAATGCACGCTTCCAGTCACAATACCAGCGGCTGGCCAGCCAtgcacagcagcaggcggcggcagctgccatGGCTAGTGCGGGCGCTGGCGGTGGACAGATACCCTCGCCTGGCGCACTACAACGACCACCAATGATGCCCAATCCCATGCAGAAT GCATTGGGGTTTCATGGGAGCCCGGCTGGCTTTAACGCTGGCCCGCCGCAAACATCGCCGCAGCTAAACAACGCCATGCACAGTCTCGCCAAGTGGCATATACCGCAATCTGCGCAGCAATCAAGCA TTTGCCAACAGCAGGGACcgcttttgccttttgcaaaCGGGCGCCAGACATcggaaaattttaaaatctcATTAAAGTCGCCAAATACTTTGAAGAACAGCACACCACCAAGTCTTAGCCTTGGTGGGCCCGCGCTGCCAGGCTTGAACAATGGCTCGTCGGCGGCTAACACAATAGCGCAGCTTAATGCCGCTGCCCTTGGTCTTGGCCCAGCGGTTTCCATACTCTCTAATGTCACATCGACAAATCCAAAGACACCCAGTCCCAGCACGCATGAG AACACCAAGGATTTTACAGAACCCATTGACAAAGTACGTGACGACTCCATAAATGATCTGATTGCCACCATTGCCAAATTGGATTCGAATGGCGTTCAAGTGCTGCCAGAAGGACGCACCAAGACCACCTCGCCACAAGTGCACAGTTCGACGGATCTTTCCAATACGCAGGAAG aTGACCCCAATGAGGATTGGTGTGCCGTATGCCTGGATGGTGGCGAATTAATGTGCTGCGACAAATGCCCAAAAGTATTCCATCAGAACTGTCATATACCCGCGATTAGCTCCCTGCCCGATGAAAGCGAGAGCTGGCAATGCTTGTTGTGTGTCAATCTCAAGGAGCTGACCAAAGTTGAGGGAAACGAGAAACCGCATCCTGGCGAGCTGAGCAGCTTAGAATTGAGAATACTCCAGCGCATATGCCTGGAGCTATACTGTCAGTATGAACAGAGTCTAAACTTCCGCGAACCGGAGTCACCAGCCAACTCGCAATACTATGATATAATTTGCAA CCCTATGTCGTTGGATGTTATACGCACGCGTTTAGATCCTTCCAGCCCCAATCATTACAAGGATATAGCCGGCTTTGTCGCCGACGTACGTCTAATATTCAAGAATACATACCTCTTTTATCAG GAGGATTCGAAAACGTACAGCAATGCCAAGTATTTGGAAAATTTCTTTGAAGAGCAGCTCGCCAAATGGCTGCCCAACTTTGGCAGCAAGAGCGGTGCCTCCACCTCGTCCAATTCGCCTAACTtgttagcggcagcggctggcTCGCCTGCGCCAATTGAGAACGGGCGCAAGAGCTGCAGTTCCGCCTCGCTAGCCGACAGCGAGGATGCTTGCTTGCCGGCCAAGCGTTCTCGTCGCTCGGCGCATGAATAG
- the bon gene encoding transcription intermediary factor 1-alpha isoform X3 yields MDLELENLKNDFLPLIAGIKQEQLDSVVTDVLPPNHLPSTAATTSTSSSSSSSVGNPCDSAEKRSESNSSASAKFTLFKCVYCAQVLGINDRPKLLECLHVACGQCVNTKFSELDRSLPPLIHCPVCDNASQNEYIIENQFLIEQCAAGDSGDGNGSNDGLKSSLTANIQCSSCSDGAVATSWCVDCSEYICDSCVQAHQRLKITKDHTIKPKDEANNEQLAGTVGVDKLHMCQLHTQEKLSLFCETCDKLTCRDCQLSDHRDHKYKFAHEIATESRQALSTLVSEINYKRFLLSSATKVIDDRQQLIHDKKKDLIKEITAMVVKITNTVNMRGKQLVMRLNEVCDSKLKVLVEKKETLQLLSDNTDHCIEFMQNALEKGSDFAILSSKKSLVRHLQKLKCQRADIPNPEIPVRIQVQLNQVAELQKVISQLGIVIVDGKPYPPAPAPTQNGPQPPPPRQPPSPNMAPPLRPGLPPGMTAGLSPNGPPGGFGPQNGPPMYSNAAAQQQFNNLSMSRSFPGDGPVRFGGMPPVGMQRQGQPHVSSSTHPQNMDISLRGLLNNQAAQSPNAHLAFNGPPSYPGGPQGAPSPAHQQSLPPMRAHFMPGQQNFGQGGGPGGGPRDNNSFMNSNARFQSQYQRLASHAQQQAAAAAMASAGAGGGQIPSPGALQRPPMMPNPMQNALGFHGSPAGFNAGPPQTSPQLNNAMHSLAKWHIPQSAQQSSICQQQGPLLPFANGRQTSENFKISLKSPNTLKNSTPPSLSLGGPALPGLNNGSSAANTIAQLNAAALGLGPAVSILSNVTSTNPKTPSPSTHENTKDFTEPIDKVRDDSINDLIATIAKLDSNGVQVLPEGRTKTTSPQVHSSTDLSNTQEVNNKNEQKDDPNEDWCAVCLDGGELMCCDKCPKVFHQNCHIPAISSLPDESESWQCLLCVNLKELTKVEGNEKPHPGELSSLELRILQRICLELYCQYEQSLNFREPESPANSQYYDIICNPMSLDVIRTRLDPSSPNHYKDIAGFVADVRLIFKNTYLFYQEDSKTYSNAKYLENFFEEQLAKWLPNFGSKSGASTSSNSPNLLAAAAGSPAPIENGRKSCSSASLADSEDACLPAKRSRRSAHE; encoded by the exons atggattTGGAATTGGAGAATCTAAAAAATGACTTTCTGCCGTTAATCGCCGGCATTAAGCAGGAGCAATTGGACTCGGTGGTAACGGATGTGCTGCCACCAAATCATTTGCCTAGCACTGCGGCAACAACATCCACAtcctcgtcatcgtcatcgtctgTTGGCAATCCTTGCGATAGTGCCGAAAAGCgg TCAGAATCAAATTCATCGGCATCCGCCAAATTTACGCTCTTCAAATGCGTTTACTGTGCCCAGGTGCTGGGCATCAACGATCGTCCTAAGCTGCTGGAGTGTctgcatgtggcatgcggGCAATGTGTGAATACAAAGTTTTCTGAGCTGGATCGTTCACTGCCGCCACTAATACACTGTCCGGTGTGCGATAATGCCTCACAAAATGAGTACATCATTGAGAATCAGTTCCTGATTGAGCAATGTGCGGCCGGAGACAGCGGCGATGGTAACGGCTCCAACGATGGTTTAAAGAGTTCGCTTACGGCCAACATacagtgcagcagctgctcggaTGGAGCTGTGGCCACATCGTGGTGTGTGGATTGCTCGGAGTATATATGCGATAGCTGTGTACAGGCGCATCAGCGTCTCAAGATCACAAAGGATCACACGATCAAGCCAAAAGATGAGGCTAACAATGAACAGCTGGCGGGCACTGTCGGCGTCGACAAGCTGCACATGTGCCAACTGCACACACAGGAGAAGCTTTCGTTGTTCTGCGAGACCTGCGACAAGCTAACCTGTCGTGATTGCCAGCTAAGCGATCATAGGGATCACAAGTACAAGTTTGCCCATGAGATTGCCACAGAGTCGCGACAGGCTTTGTCTACGCTTGTGTCTGAGATCAACTACAAGCGCTTTCTGCTTTCCTCAGCCACAAAGGTGATCGATGATCGCCAACAGCTGATACATGACAAGAAGAAGGATCTGATCAAAGAGATAACCGCAATGGTGGTTAAGATCACCAACACAGTCAACATGCGTGGCAAGCAGCTGGTCATGCGTCTAAACGAAGTATGCGACAGCAAACTGAAGGTGCTTGTCGAGAAGAAGGAGACACTGCAGCTGCTATCCGATAACACCGATCATTGCATTGAATTTATGCAGAATGCCCTCGAAAAGGGCAGCGATTTTGCAATATTGTCAAGCAAAAAGTCACTCGTACGTCATCTGCAGAAGCTCAAATGTCAGCGCGCTGATATACCCAATCCAGAGATTCCAGTTCGGATTCAGGTGCAGCTAAACCAGGTTGCCGAACTGCAGAAAGTCATCTCACAGCTGGGCATTGTTATAGTAGATGGCAAACCATATCCGCCGGCACCGGCGCCCACACAAAATGGACCGCAACCACCGCCGCCACGCCAGCCACCTAGCCCAAATATGGCGCCACCATTGCGTCCCGGATTACCGCCGGGCATGACCGCCGGCCTGTCGCCCAATGGGCCACCAGGTGGTTTTGGACCACAGAACGGACCGCCCATGTACAGTAATGCGGCCGCACAACAGCAGTTCAACAATTTGTCCATGAGCCGTTCCTTTCCAGGTGATGGGCCAG TTCGTTTTGGCGGCATGCCACCCGTGGGCATGCAGCGGCAGGGTCAACCGCATGTCAGCTCCTCCACACATCCGCAGAATATGG ACATAAGCCTGCGTGGTCTGTTGAATAATCAGGCGGCGCAGAGTCCTAACGCTCATCTGGCTTTTAATGGGCCACCCAGCTATCCAGGCGGGCCGCAGGGCGCACCCTCGCCGGCACACCAGCAATCATTACCCCCGATGCGGGCGCATTTTATGCCCGGCCAGCAGAATTTCGGACAGGGTGGCGGCCCGGGCGGTGGGCCCagagacaacaacagcttCATGAACAGCAATGCACGCTTCCAGTCACAATACCAGCGGCTGGCCAGCCAtgcacagcagcaggcggcggcagctgccatGGCTAGTGCGGGCGCTGGCGGTGGACAGATACCCTCGCCTGGCGCACTACAACGACCACCAATGATGCCCAATCCCATGCAGAAT GCATTGGGGTTTCATGGGAGCCCGGCTGGCTTTAACGCTGGCCCGCCGCAAACATCGCCGCAGCTAAACAACGCCATGCACAGTCTCGCCAAGTGGCATATACCGCAATCTGCGCAGCAATCAAGCA TTTGCCAACAGCAGGGACcgcttttgccttttgcaaaCGGGCGCCAGACATcggaaaattttaaaatctcATTAAAGTCGCCAAATACTTTGAAGAACAGCACACCACCAAGTCTTAGCCTTGGTGGGCCCGCGCTGCCAGGCTTGAACAATGGCTCGTCGGCGGCTAACACAATAGCGCAGCTTAATGCCGCTGCCCTTGGTCTTGGCCCAGCGGTTTCCATACTCTCTAATGTCACATCGACAAATCCAAAGACACCCAGTCCCAGCACGCATGAG AACACCAAGGATTTTACAGAACCCATTGACAAAGTACGTGACGACTCCATAAATGATCTGATTGCCACCATTGCCAAATTGGATTCGAATGGCGTTCAAGTGCTGCCAGAAGGACGCACCAAGACCACCTCGCCACAAGTGCACAGTTCGACGGATCTTTCCAATACGCAGGAAG ttaataataaaaacgaacaaaaagaTGACCCCAATGAGGATTGGTGTGCCGTATGCCTGGATGGTGGCGAATTAATGTGCTGCGACAAATGCCCAAAAGTATTCCATCAGAACTGTCATATACCCGCGATTAGCTCCCTGCCCGATGAAAGCGAGAGCTGGCAATGCTTGTTGTGTGTCAATCTCAAGGAGCTGACCAAAGTTGAGGGAAACGAGAAACCGCATCCTGGCGAGCTGAGCAGCTTAGAATTGAGAATACTCCAGCGCATATGCCTGGAGCTATACTGTCAGTATGAACAGAGTCTAAACTTCCGCGAACCGGAGTCACCAGCCAACTCGCAATACTATGATATAATTTGCAA CCCTATGTCGTTGGATGTTATACGCACGCGTTTAGATCCTTCCAGCCCCAATCATTACAAGGATATAGCCGGCTTTGTCGCCGACGTACGTCTAATATTCAAGAATACATACCTCTTTTATCAG GAGGATTCGAAAACGTACAGCAATGCCAAGTATTTGGAAAATTTCTTTGAAGAGCAGCTCGCCAAATGGCTGCCCAACTTTGGCAGCAAGAGCGGTGCCTCCACCTCGTCCAATTCGCCTAACTtgttagcggcagcggctggcTCGCCTGCGCCAATTGAGAACGGGCGCAAGAGCTGCAGTTCCGCCTCGCTAGCCGACAGCGAGGATGCTTGCTTGCCGGCCAAGCGTTCTCGTCGCTCGGCGCATGAATAG
- the bon gene encoding transcription intermediary factor 1-alpha isoform X5, protein MDLELENLKNDFLPLIAGIKQEQLDSVVTDVLPPNHLPSTAATTSTSSSSSSSVGNPCDSAEKRSESNSSASAKFTLFKCVYCAQVLGINDRPKLLECLHVACGQCVNTKFSELDRSLPPLIHCPVCDNASQNEYIIENQFLIEQCAAGDSGDGNGSNDGLKSSLTANIQCSSCSDGAVATSWCVDCSEYICDSCVQAHQRLKITKDHTIKPKDEANNEQLAGTVGVDKLHMCQLHTQEKLSLFCETCDKLTCRDCQLSDHRDHKYKFAHEIATESRQALSTLVSEINYKRFLLSSATKVIDDRQQLIHDKKKDLIKEITAMVVKITNTVNMRGKQLVMRLNEVCDSKLKVLVEKKETLQLLSDNTDHCIEFMQNALEKGSDFAILSSKKSLVRHLQKLKCQRADIPNPEIPVRIQVQLNQVAELQKVISQLGIVIVDGKPYPPAPAPTQNGPQPPPPRQPPSPNMAPPLRPGLPPGMTAGLSPNGPPGGFGPQNGPPMYSNAAAQQQFNNLSMSRSFPGDGPGKVRFGGMPPVGMQRQGQPHVSSSTHPQNMDISLRGLLNNQAAQSPNAHLAFNGPPSYPGGPQGAPSPAHQQSLPPMRAHFMPGQQNFGQGGGPGGGPRDNNSFMNSNARFQSQYQRLASHAQQQAAAAAMASAGAGGGQIPSPGALQRPPMMPNPMQNALGFHGSPAGFNAGPPQTSPQLNNAMHSLAKWHIPQSAQQSSICQQQGPLLPFANGRQTSENFKISLKSPNTLKNSTPPSLSLGGPALPGLNNGSSAANTIAQLNAAALGLGPAVSILSNVTSTNPKTPSPSTHENTKDFTEPIDKVRDDSINDLIATIAKLDSNGVQVLPEGRTKTTSPQVHSSTDLSNTQEDDPNEDWCAVCLDGGELMCCDKCPKVFHQNCHIPAISSLPDESESWQCLLCVNLKELTKVEGNEKPHPGELSSLELRILQRICLELYCQYEQSLNFREPESPANSQYYDIICNPMSLDVIRTRLDPSSPNHYKDIAGFVADVRLIFKNTYLFYQDSKTYSNAKYLENFFEEQLAKWLPNFGSKSGASTSSNSPNLLAAAAGSPAPIENGRKSCSSASLADSEDACLPAKRSRRSAHE, encoded by the exons atggattTGGAATTGGAGAATCTAAAAAATGACTTTCTGCCGTTAATCGCCGGCATTAAGCAGGAGCAATTGGACTCGGTGGTAACGGATGTGCTGCCACCAAATCATTTGCCTAGCACTGCGGCAACAACATCCACAtcctcgtcatcgtcatcgtctgTTGGCAATCCTTGCGATAGTGCCGAAAAGCgg TCAGAATCAAATTCATCGGCATCCGCCAAATTTACGCTCTTCAAATGCGTTTACTGTGCCCAGGTGCTGGGCATCAACGATCGTCCTAAGCTGCTGGAGTGTctgcatgtggcatgcggGCAATGTGTGAATACAAAGTTTTCTGAGCTGGATCGTTCACTGCCGCCACTAATACACTGTCCGGTGTGCGATAATGCCTCACAAAATGAGTACATCATTGAGAATCAGTTCCTGATTGAGCAATGTGCGGCCGGAGACAGCGGCGATGGTAACGGCTCCAACGATGGTTTAAAGAGTTCGCTTACGGCCAACATacagtgcagcagctgctcggaTGGAGCTGTGGCCACATCGTGGTGTGTGGATTGCTCGGAGTATATATGCGATAGCTGTGTACAGGCGCATCAGCGTCTCAAGATCACAAAGGATCACACGATCAAGCCAAAAGATGAGGCTAACAATGAACAGCTGGCGGGCACTGTCGGCGTCGACAAGCTGCACATGTGCCAACTGCACACACAGGAGAAGCTTTCGTTGTTCTGCGAGACCTGCGACAAGCTAACCTGTCGTGATTGCCAGCTAAGCGATCATAGGGATCACAAGTACAAGTTTGCCCATGAGATTGCCACAGAGTCGCGACAGGCTTTGTCTACGCTTGTGTCTGAGATCAACTACAAGCGCTTTCTGCTTTCCTCAGCCACAAAGGTGATCGATGATCGCCAACAGCTGATACATGACAAGAAGAAGGATCTGATCAAAGAGATAACCGCAATGGTGGTTAAGATCACCAACACAGTCAACATGCGTGGCAAGCAGCTGGTCATGCGTCTAAACGAAGTATGCGACAGCAAACTGAAGGTGCTTGTCGAGAAGAAGGAGACACTGCAGCTGCTATCCGATAACACCGATCATTGCATTGAATTTATGCAGAATGCCCTCGAAAAGGGCAGCGATTTTGCAATATTGTCAAGCAAAAAGTCACTCGTACGTCATCTGCAGAAGCTCAAATGTCAGCGCGCTGATATACCCAATCCAGAGATTCCAGTTCGGATTCAGGTGCAGCTAAACCAGGTTGCCGAACTGCAGAAAGTCATCTCACAGCTGGGCATTGTTATAGTAGATGGCAAACCATATCCGCCGGCACCGGCGCCCACACAAAATGGACCGCAACCACCGCCGCCACGCCAGCCACCTAGCCCAAATATGGCGCCACCATTGCGTCCCGGATTACCGCCGGGCATGACCGCCGGCCTGTCGCCCAATGGGCCACCAGGTGGTTTTGGACCACAGAACGGACCGCCCATGTACAGTAATGCGGCCGCACAACAGCAGTTCAACAATTTGTCCATGAGCCGTTCCTTTCCAGGTGATGGGCCAGGTAAGG TTCGTTTTGGCGGCATGCCACCCGTGGGCATGCAGCGGCAGGGTCAACCGCATGTCAGCTCCTCCACACATCCGCAGAATATGG ACATAAGCCTGCGTGGTCTGTTGAATAATCAGGCGGCGCAGAGTCCTAACGCTCATCTGGCTTTTAATGGGCCACCCAGCTATCCAGGCGGGCCGCAGGGCGCACCCTCGCCGGCACACCAGCAATCATTACCCCCGATGCGGGCGCATTTTATGCCCGGCCAGCAGAATTTCGGACAGGGTGGCGGCCCGGGCGGTGGGCCCagagacaacaacagcttCATGAACAGCAATGCACGCTTCCAGTCACAATACCAGCGGCTGGCCAGCCAtgcacagcagcaggcggcggcagctgccatGGCTAGTGCGGGCGCTGGCGGTGGACAGATACCCTCGCCTGGCGCACTACAACGACCACCAATGATGCCCAATCCCATGCAGAAT GCATTGGGGTTTCATGGGAGCCCGGCTGGCTTTAACGCTGGCCCGCCGCAAACATCGCCGCAGCTAAACAACGCCATGCACAGTCTCGCCAAGTGGCATATACCGCAATCTGCGCAGCAATCAAGCA TTTGCCAACAGCAGGGACcgcttttgccttttgcaaaCGGGCGCCAGACATcggaaaattttaaaatctcATTAAAGTCGCCAAATACTTTGAAGAACAGCACACCACCAAGTCTTAGCCTTGGTGGGCCCGCGCTGCCAGGCTTGAACAATGGCTCGTCGGCGGCTAACACAATAGCGCAGCTTAATGCCGCTGCCCTTGGTCTTGGCCCAGCGGTTTCCATACTCTCTAATGTCACATCGACAAATCCAAAGACACCCAGTCCCAGCACGCATGAG AACACCAAGGATTTTACAGAACCCATTGACAAAGTACGTGACGACTCCATAAATGATCTGATTGCCACCATTGCCAAATTGGATTCGAATGGCGTTCAAGTGCTGCCAGAAGGACGCACCAAGACCACCTCGCCACAAGTGCACAGTTCGACGGATCTTTCCAATACGCAGGAAG aTGACCCCAATGAGGATTGGTGTGCCGTATGCCTGGATGGTGGCGAATTAATGTGCTGCGACAAATGCCCAAAAGTATTCCATCAGAACTGTCATATACCCGCGATTAGCTCCCTGCCCGATGAAAGCGAGAGCTGGCAATGCTTGTTGTGTGTCAATCTCAAGGAGCTGACCAAAGTTGAGGGAAACGAGAAACCGCATCCTGGCGAGCTGAGCAGCTTAGAATTGAGAATACTCCAGCGCATATGCCTGGAGCTATACTGTCAGTATGAACAGAGTCTAAACTTCCGCGAACCGGAGTCACCAGCCAACTCGCAATACTATGATATAATTTGCAA CCCTATGTCGTTGGATGTTATACGCACGCGTTTAGATCCTTCCAGCCCCAATCATTACAAGGATATAGCCGGCTTTGTCGCCGACGTACGTCTAATATTCAAGAATACATACCTCTTTTATCAG GATTCGAAAACGTACAGCAATGCCAAGTATTTGGAAAATTTCTTTGAAGAGCAGCTCGCCAAATGGCTGCCCAACTTTGGCAGCAAGAGCGGTGCCTCCACCTCGTCCAATTCGCCTAACTtgttagcggcagcggctggcTCGCCTGCGCCAATTGAGAACGGGCGCAAGAGCTGCAGTTCCGCCTCGCTAGCCGACAGCGAGGATGCTTGCTTGCCGGCCAAGCGTTCTCGTCGCTCGGCGCATGAATAG